Proteins encoded in a region of the Paenibacillus sp. E222 genome:
- a CDS encoding stalk domain-containing protein, with protein MKKTFLRVLNTGVLAGMLSIGAALPAWASDLTTSELRITAGSTSAYINGSKQTIVKPYKFKGVTMVPVGVFKKAFGSEIRLEKNDVVKVKEGPHTVTLTIGSSIAWVDGVKKEMGAAPKMVNGVLMVPLRPIAAGIGATLAPSSSGEMVIRLLQTDESTDEDEGGINLDEGKTRIGNSYYGWSINYPSDLMILQTGEQERMMTFGAEDSSYYLEVYVSDQDVSLDSDDLLQQLVQEAKETGDTVLDRESIAKGKTPYARIVVKDADGVLWEMRQYIHDGRQYDVYLADYEALNYKDLGKRAALLNSFQPTYVQSDRTIKDLSTVDEGMRSTWNDDYGIELKIPAGWSMDNNQMIYEAKDGAYLQLRVTSAPKGATVKEWSGQLDKWMRETFTPDSYEPIGSYTMDVSGETAEVNEFRYNFGDGWQTEFDVLLQKNGYRYYAEYTFPEEQTKDREWFKSIMKSVVIDFDTVSDNFGQLDEDPYLTDKTKAVTRTSKRYHYSVDIPRYWTPYNDRFEYSPVVYTFTGGQFSIAASEDKSIEMTVSQLREAYTEATKTRKNFKLLSSEELTFAGVPAFSFIYHEVDNGVPYTGRQIVFEQNGTTYTITSGLNDANKTEVQAAALEKAVNSFTFIK; from the coding sequence ATGAAAAAAACATTTTTACGTGTGCTGAACACAGGTGTGTTAGCCGGGATGCTGAGCATTGGAGCGGCATTGCCTGCGTGGGCATCCGATCTTACAACGAGTGAGCTGCGGATCACAGCAGGTAGCACGAGCGCCTACATCAACGGCAGCAAACAGACAATCGTGAAACCATATAAGTTCAAAGGGGTTACGATGGTCCCTGTCGGTGTATTCAAGAAAGCTTTTGGCAGCGAGATCCGACTGGAGAAGAATGATGTGGTCAAAGTGAAGGAAGGTCCGCATACAGTCACCTTAACGATTGGCAGTTCGATTGCCTGGGTGGATGGAGTCAAAAAAGAGATGGGCGCTGCTCCAAAAATGGTGAATGGCGTGCTCATGGTACCACTTCGCCCAATAGCTGCGGGGATAGGCGCTACACTCGCCCCAAGCAGCTCAGGAGAAATGGTCATTCGATTATTGCAAACGGATGAATCGACGGATGAGGACGAGGGCGGCATTAATCTGGACGAAGGCAAAACGAGAATTGGTAACAGTTATTACGGCTGGTCCATTAATTACCCATCCGACCTCATGATTTTGCAAACGGGTGAGCAGGAGCGCATGATGACATTTGGCGCGGAGGACAGCAGTTATTATCTTGAAGTGTACGTGAGTGACCAGGATGTGAGTCTGGATTCGGATGATTTGTTACAGCAGCTTGTTCAGGAAGCAAAAGAAACCGGAGATACGGTGCTCGATCGGGAATCGATTGCCAAAGGGAAAACCCCTTATGCCCGGATTGTGGTTAAAGATGCGGACGGGGTGTTATGGGAAATGCGCCAATATATCCATGATGGTCGCCAATATGACGTATACCTCGCGGACTATGAAGCTCTGAATTACAAGGATCTGGGCAAGCGTGCAGCACTGCTCAATTCATTCCAGCCTACGTATGTTCAGTCCGATCGTACAATTAAGGATCTTTCAACCGTGGATGAGGGTATGCGCTCTACCTGGAATGACGATTATGGCATTGAACTGAAGATTCCAGCAGGCTGGTCTATGGACAACAACCAGATGATATACGAAGCCAAGGATGGTGCATATCTGCAGCTGCGTGTTACATCTGCACCGAAAGGTGCGACGGTCAAAGAGTGGAGCGGCCAACTGGACAAGTGGATGCGCGAGACGTTCACGCCGGATAGTTATGAACCGATAGGTTCGTATACGATGGATGTATCAGGCGAGACTGCTGAGGTGAATGAGTTCCGTTATAACTTTGGAGATGGATGGCAGACGGAGTTCGATGTTCTTTTGCAAAAAAACGGTTATCGCTATTATGCAGAGTATACGTTCCCTGAGGAGCAGACAAAGGACCGTGAATGGTTTAAGAGTATCATGAAGAGTGTCGTGATTGATTTTGATACCGTATCCGATAATTTCGGCCAGCTGGATGAAGACCCGTATTTGACGGATAAAACAAAAGCTGTGACACGAACGTCCAAACGTTATCATTACAGTGTTGATATTCCGCGTTACTGGACGCCGTACAATGATCGGTTTGAGTATTCTCCTGTTGTGTATACCTTCACAGGTGGTCAATTCTCCATTGCCGCGAGTGAGGACAAATCCATTGAAATGACCGTCAGTCAACTTAGAGAGGCATATACGGAAGCAACCAAAACGCGTAAAAACTTCAAGTTGCTTAGCAGTGAGGAGTTGACGTTTGCGGGTGTGCCTGCGTTTTCCTTTATCTATCATGAAGTGGACAATGGTGTGCCGTATACCGGACGTCAGATCGTGTTTGAACAGAATGGAACGACTTATACGATTACGAGCGGGCTGAATGATGCCAACAAGACGGAAGTGCAGGCAGCAGCGCTGGAAAAAGCCGTGAACTCATTTACTTTTATTAAATAA